A region from the Falco peregrinus isolate bFalPer1 chromosome 19, bFalPer1.pri, whole genome shotgun sequence genome encodes:
- the GLI1 gene encoding zinc finger protein GLI1 isoform X1, whose translation MFNPVSPPATGYAEHCCLRPPHGPAPGAPGPQGLDFPLCHQSNLMSGHRGYGLVPGTEHPGSGDGSRFSTPRGAGKLGKKRALSISPLSDSSIDLQTVIRTSPNSLVAFINSRCASASGSYGHLSISTISPSLGFQSPSGQQKGQGHLYSHTPPPPPPCSSHEHLSTRPGLRHHAPACGTLKHCQQLKLEWSLSSPLTVKYPEKRSEGDISSPASTGTQDPLLGMLDVREDLEKEDGKPESETVYETNCYWDGCAKEFDTQEQLVHHINNEHIHGEKKEFVCHWAACSREQRPFKAQYMLVVHMRRHTGEKPHKCTFEGCNKAYSRLENLKTHLRSHTGEKPYVCEHEGCNKAFSNASDRAKHQNRTHSNEKPYVCKIPGCTKRYTDPSSLRKHVKTVHGPDAHVTKKHRGDVVPGRALPTPSGPLDMKQEKDTNGPMDARKDDGKLLVPDLALKPQPSPGGQSSCSSDHSPLGSTTNNDSGVEMAGNAGGSYEDLSTLEDVVPGEPMGTSGLMALHKLENLRIDKLKQMRKPSATKGLNLPAIPGAGLPGEVPGIPLPPPAASHRRIAELSAAETGMPLNERRSSATSTISSAYTVSRRSSLVSPYLAGPCLGGEAGAVPGAASLADGYDPISPDESRRSSDASHSGGLPGVGSLTPAQRYCLKAKYAAATGGPPPTPLPSVERVGMGGHGSLPGDYLGPVKPRFLANGLLRRHSSNDYTGYAGSIPPHLVPRNGVRRASDPARTAANPHAVPKVHRFKSMGNVNVPGAGRTALQPLGGSDANLQHHVFSSRPPSISENVFLESVSIEGPGAGVESGLLEMEQYLNYPEESFPCQGTGVELQCEGLYSSAHQTTAGMQLNTGGHGDMEEGLLQSEFSLPQCQMNQHFTSMHAGNGTMPAPWDEPPQSNLEMSSGQPSVSASAAAMSGPHCHHQSTDYPLPSSCGHQPKLVSSCQDGGFSGGHWLNRLQIKSEQHYPVPAPALAPCQNAKLAGPVQCPASFGQAMNVGSGGYQSEEQAPVSYMGMLSPGTRRAQTPTMQTKEVMVRSYVQAQQALMWGDQLTSKGGEAGMGLGSEPGQCQAVQAPLYLSPKYSGYQTKPDHPQGLAETQHLLNAPCFNPEMVPHPPGGPKPPGHQNSLNYVGNLAQPSHSYEGVEASSRRVLRLPPARPTPEGPSNALLCYPGQSMHLQVGKGGHKLLGQMAASCGGPGHYGGSLEGLKGSSYCYLDSGEQVANSLDSLDLENTHLDFAAIVEDPETPALLPGPASPAGGLLLPASGGANMAVGDMSSMLSTLAGESHFLNSLS comes from the exons TCCATCACTGGGATTCCAGAGTCCATCAGGTCAGCAGAAGGGCCAAGGCCACCTGTACagccacacaccccccccaccaccaccatgtAGCTCCCATGAGCACCTGTCCACCCGCCCAGGGCTCCGCCACCATGCCCCAGCTTGTGGGACCCTCAAACACTGCCAG CAGCTGAAGTTGGAGTGGAGCCTGAGCAGCCCTCTGACTGTCAAATACCCAGAGAAGAGGTCCGAGGGCGATATCTCCAGCCCAGCTTCCACAGGCACCCAG GACCCCTTGCTGGGGATGCTCGATGTTCGGGAAGATCTGGAGAAGGAGGACGGGAAACCTGAGTCTGAGACCGTGTATGAAACGAATTGCTACTGGGACGGCTGTGCTAAGGAGTTTGATACGCAGGAGCAGCTGGTGCAT CACATCAACAATGAGCATATCCATGGGGAGAAGAAGGAGTTTGTGTGCCACTGGGCAGCATGTTCCCGAGAGCAGAGGCCCTTCAAGGCTCAGTACATGTTGGTGGTGCACATGCGACGTCACACAGGCGAGAAACCCCACAAATGCACG TTCGAAGGCTGTAACAAAGCCTACTCACGCCTGGAGAACCTCAAGACACATCTGCGCTCACACACGGGTGAAAAACCCTACGTGTGTGAACACGAGGGTTGCAACAAGGCCTTCTCCAATGCTTCTGACCGGGCCAAGCATCAAAACCGCACTCACTCCAATGAG AAGCCCTATGTGTGCAAGATTCCAGGCTGCACCAAGCGCTACACAGACCCCAGTTCCCTGCGCAAACACGTGAAGACGGTGCACGGCCCTGATGCCCATGTCACCAAGAagcaccggggggatgtggtGCCAGGCCGTGCACTGCCCACCCCCAGTGGCCCCCTAGACATGAAGCAGGAGAAAGACACAAATGGCCCCATGGATGCCCGGAAGGATGACGGCAAGCTCTTGGTGCCCGACTTGGCCTTG AAgccgcagcccagcccaggtGGGCAGTCGTCCTGCAGCAGTGACCACTCCCCACTTGGCAGCACCACCAACAATGACAGTGGAGTGGAGATGGCGGGTAACGCAGGTGGGAGCTACGAGGATCTGTCCACACTGGAGGATGTGGTGCCCGGTGAGCCTATGGGCACCTCGGGTCTCATGGCCCTCCACAAGCTAGAAAATCTTCGCATTGATAAACTGAAGCAGATGAGGAAGCCATCGGCTACCAAGGGCCTGAATTTGCCAGCCATCCCTGGAGCCG gcctgcctggggaggtgccTGGGATCCCCCTGCCACCGCCAGCTGCCTCGCACCGGCGCATTGCGgagctgtcagcagcagagaCGGGCATGCCACTGAACGAGCGCCGAAGCAGTGCCACCAGTACTATAAGCTCAGCCTACACTGTGAGCCGGCGCTCATCCCTGGTGTCCCCGTACCTGGCTGGGCCATGCCTGGGTGGTGAGGCAGGGGCAGTGCCTGGCGCGGCAAGCCTGGCAGACGGCTATGACCCCATCTCTCCGGACGAGTCGCGACGCTCCAGTGATGCCAGCCACTCCGGAGGGCTGCCAGGTGTGGGCAGCCTTACCCCAGCCCAGCGCTACTGTCTCAAGGCCAAATACGCTGCAGCCACAGGTGGCCCACCCCCAACCCCACTGCCCAGCGTGGAGCGGGTGGGCATGGGTGGCCACGGCAGCTTACCTGGGGACTACCTTGGGCCAGTCAAACCCCGCTTCCTTGCAAATGGTTTGCTGCGAAGGCACAGTTCCAATGACTACACGGGCTATGCAGGCAGCATTCCCCCTCACCTCGTGCCCCGGAATGGTGTGCGGCGGGCCAGCGATCCTGCCCGGACTGCAGCCAACCCTCATGCTGTGCCCAAGGTGCATCGTTTTAAGAGCATGGGTAACGTGAATgtgccaggagcaggcagaactgctctgcagcccttGGGTGGTTCTGATGCTAACCTTCAGCACCATGTCTTCTCCTCGCGCCCACCCAGCATCAGTGAAAATGTCTTCCTGGAGAGCGTGAGCATAGAAGGCCCTGGTGCAGGCGTGGAGTCTGGCTTGCTAGAGATGGAACAGTACTTGAACTACCCTGAGGAAAGCTTCCCTTGCCAGGGGACCGGTGTGGAGCTGCAATGTGAAGGCCTCTATAGCAGTGCTCACCAGACCACAGCGGGTATGCAGCTGAACACAGGAGGGCATGGGGACATGGAGGAGGGGTTGCTTCAGTCCGAGTTCTCCCTCCCTCAGTGCCAGATGAACCAGCACTTCACAAGTATGCATGCTGGCAACGGGACTATGCCAGCTCCTTGGGATGAACCTCCCCAAAGCAATCTGGAGATGAGTTCTGGGCAGCCAAGTGTcagtgcttctgctgctgccatgtcGGGGCCACACTGTCACCATCAAAGTACTGACTACCCACTACCCAGTTCTTGTGGGCACCAACCCAAACTTGTGAGCTCGTGCCAGGACGGTGGGTTTTCTGGGGGGCACTGGCTTAACCGACTACAGATCAAATCTGAGCAGCATTACCCAGTACCTGCCCCAGCACTTGCTCCCTGCCAGAATGCCAAGCTTGCTGGGCCCGTGCAGTGTCCTGCATCATTCGGCCAAGCCATGAATGTAGGGTCTGGTGGCTACCAGTCTGAGGAACAGGCACCTGTTAGTTACATGGGCATGTTGAGCCCGGGCACTAGAAGAGCCCAGACCCCCACCATGCAGACCAAAGAAGTGATGGTCCGTAGCTATGTGCAGGCCCAGCAGGCTTTGATGTGGGGAGACCAACTAACCTCCAAGGGAGGGGAggctggcatggggctgggcaGTGAACCTGGGCAGTGCCAAGCTGTGCAGGCACCACTGTATCTCAGCCCCAAATACTCTGGttaccaaaccaaaccagatcACCCGCAGGGTCTGGCAGAGACCCAGCACCTCCTAAACGCCCCATGCTTCAACCCAGAGATGGTGCCTCACCCACCTGGTGGCCCTAAACCACCTGGTCACCAAAACAGTCTGAACTATGTGGGCAACCTGGCTCAGCCAAGTCATTCCTACGAGGGAGTGGAAGCCAGCTCCCGGCGCGTGCTTCGCTTGCCCCCTGCCCGTCCCACACCTGAGGGGCCCAGTAATGCCCTGCTGTGTTACCCAGGCCAGAGCATGCATTTGCAGGTGGGCAAAGGTGGGCATAAGCTGCTGGGCCAAATGGCGGCAAGCTGTGGGGGTCCCGGGCATTATGGTGGGAGCTTGGAAGGACTCAAAGGCAGCTCATATTGCTACCTGGATTCAGGGGAGCAGGTGGCCAACAGCCTGGACTCCTTGGACTTGGAGAATACGCACCTTGACTTTGCTGCCATTGTGGAAGATCCAGAGACACCTGCGCTGCTGCCTGGGCCCGCAAGCCCTGCTGGTGGCCTCCTGCTTCCTGCATCTGGTGGTGCCAACATGGCTGTGGGTGACATGAGCTCCATGTTGAGCACTCTGGCAGGGGAGAGCCATTTCCTCAACTCCCTGTCATAA
- the GLI1 gene encoding zinc finger protein GLI1 isoform X2 — translation MFNPVSPPATGYAEHCCLRPPHGPAPGAPGPQGLDFPLCHQSNLMSGHRGYGLVPGTEHPGSGDGSRFSTPRGAGKLGKKRALSISPLSDSSIDLQTVIRTSPNSLVAFINSRCASASGSYGHLSISTISPSLGFQSPSGQQKGQGHLYSHTPPPPPPCSSHEHLSTRPGLRHHAPACGTLKHCQLKLEWSLSSPLTVKYPEKRSEGDISSPASTGTQDPLLGMLDVREDLEKEDGKPESETVYETNCYWDGCAKEFDTQEQLVHHINNEHIHGEKKEFVCHWAACSREQRPFKAQYMLVVHMRRHTGEKPHKCTFEGCNKAYSRLENLKTHLRSHTGEKPYVCEHEGCNKAFSNASDRAKHQNRTHSNEKPYVCKIPGCTKRYTDPSSLRKHVKTVHGPDAHVTKKHRGDVVPGRALPTPSGPLDMKQEKDTNGPMDARKDDGKLLVPDLALKPQPSPGGQSSCSSDHSPLGSTTNNDSGVEMAGNAGGSYEDLSTLEDVVPGEPMGTSGLMALHKLENLRIDKLKQMRKPSATKGLNLPAIPGAGLPGEVPGIPLPPPAASHRRIAELSAAETGMPLNERRSSATSTISSAYTVSRRSSLVSPYLAGPCLGGEAGAVPGAASLADGYDPISPDESRRSSDASHSGGLPGVGSLTPAQRYCLKAKYAAATGGPPPTPLPSVERVGMGGHGSLPGDYLGPVKPRFLANGLLRRHSSNDYTGYAGSIPPHLVPRNGVRRASDPARTAANPHAVPKVHRFKSMGNVNVPGAGRTALQPLGGSDANLQHHVFSSRPPSISENVFLESVSIEGPGAGVESGLLEMEQYLNYPEESFPCQGTGVELQCEGLYSSAHQTTAGMQLNTGGHGDMEEGLLQSEFSLPQCQMNQHFTSMHAGNGTMPAPWDEPPQSNLEMSSGQPSVSASAAAMSGPHCHHQSTDYPLPSSCGHQPKLVSSCQDGGFSGGHWLNRLQIKSEQHYPVPAPALAPCQNAKLAGPVQCPASFGQAMNVGSGGYQSEEQAPVSYMGMLSPGTRRAQTPTMQTKEVMVRSYVQAQQALMWGDQLTSKGGEAGMGLGSEPGQCQAVQAPLYLSPKYSGYQTKPDHPQGLAETQHLLNAPCFNPEMVPHPPGGPKPPGHQNSLNYVGNLAQPSHSYEGVEASSRRVLRLPPARPTPEGPSNALLCYPGQSMHLQVGKGGHKLLGQMAASCGGPGHYGGSLEGLKGSSYCYLDSGEQVANSLDSLDLENTHLDFAAIVEDPETPALLPGPASPAGGLLLPASGGANMAVGDMSSMLSTLAGESHFLNSLS, via the exons TCCATCACTGGGATTCCAGAGTCCATCAGGTCAGCAGAAGGGCCAAGGCCACCTGTACagccacacaccccccccaccaccaccatgtAGCTCCCATGAGCACCTGTCCACCCGCCCAGGGCTCCGCCACCATGCCCCAGCTTGTGGGACCCTCAAACACTGCCAG CTGAAGTTGGAGTGGAGCCTGAGCAGCCCTCTGACTGTCAAATACCCAGAGAAGAGGTCCGAGGGCGATATCTCCAGCCCAGCTTCCACAGGCACCCAG GACCCCTTGCTGGGGATGCTCGATGTTCGGGAAGATCTGGAGAAGGAGGACGGGAAACCTGAGTCTGAGACCGTGTATGAAACGAATTGCTACTGGGACGGCTGTGCTAAGGAGTTTGATACGCAGGAGCAGCTGGTGCAT CACATCAACAATGAGCATATCCATGGGGAGAAGAAGGAGTTTGTGTGCCACTGGGCAGCATGTTCCCGAGAGCAGAGGCCCTTCAAGGCTCAGTACATGTTGGTGGTGCACATGCGACGTCACACAGGCGAGAAACCCCACAAATGCACG TTCGAAGGCTGTAACAAAGCCTACTCACGCCTGGAGAACCTCAAGACACATCTGCGCTCACACACGGGTGAAAAACCCTACGTGTGTGAACACGAGGGTTGCAACAAGGCCTTCTCCAATGCTTCTGACCGGGCCAAGCATCAAAACCGCACTCACTCCAATGAG AAGCCCTATGTGTGCAAGATTCCAGGCTGCACCAAGCGCTACACAGACCCCAGTTCCCTGCGCAAACACGTGAAGACGGTGCACGGCCCTGATGCCCATGTCACCAAGAagcaccggggggatgtggtGCCAGGCCGTGCACTGCCCACCCCCAGTGGCCCCCTAGACATGAAGCAGGAGAAAGACACAAATGGCCCCATGGATGCCCGGAAGGATGACGGCAAGCTCTTGGTGCCCGACTTGGCCTTG AAgccgcagcccagcccaggtGGGCAGTCGTCCTGCAGCAGTGACCACTCCCCACTTGGCAGCACCACCAACAATGACAGTGGAGTGGAGATGGCGGGTAACGCAGGTGGGAGCTACGAGGATCTGTCCACACTGGAGGATGTGGTGCCCGGTGAGCCTATGGGCACCTCGGGTCTCATGGCCCTCCACAAGCTAGAAAATCTTCGCATTGATAAACTGAAGCAGATGAGGAAGCCATCGGCTACCAAGGGCCTGAATTTGCCAGCCATCCCTGGAGCCG gcctgcctggggaggtgccTGGGATCCCCCTGCCACCGCCAGCTGCCTCGCACCGGCGCATTGCGgagctgtcagcagcagagaCGGGCATGCCACTGAACGAGCGCCGAAGCAGTGCCACCAGTACTATAAGCTCAGCCTACACTGTGAGCCGGCGCTCATCCCTGGTGTCCCCGTACCTGGCTGGGCCATGCCTGGGTGGTGAGGCAGGGGCAGTGCCTGGCGCGGCAAGCCTGGCAGACGGCTATGACCCCATCTCTCCGGACGAGTCGCGACGCTCCAGTGATGCCAGCCACTCCGGAGGGCTGCCAGGTGTGGGCAGCCTTACCCCAGCCCAGCGCTACTGTCTCAAGGCCAAATACGCTGCAGCCACAGGTGGCCCACCCCCAACCCCACTGCCCAGCGTGGAGCGGGTGGGCATGGGTGGCCACGGCAGCTTACCTGGGGACTACCTTGGGCCAGTCAAACCCCGCTTCCTTGCAAATGGTTTGCTGCGAAGGCACAGTTCCAATGACTACACGGGCTATGCAGGCAGCATTCCCCCTCACCTCGTGCCCCGGAATGGTGTGCGGCGGGCCAGCGATCCTGCCCGGACTGCAGCCAACCCTCATGCTGTGCCCAAGGTGCATCGTTTTAAGAGCATGGGTAACGTGAATgtgccaggagcaggcagaactgctctgcagcccttGGGTGGTTCTGATGCTAACCTTCAGCACCATGTCTTCTCCTCGCGCCCACCCAGCATCAGTGAAAATGTCTTCCTGGAGAGCGTGAGCATAGAAGGCCCTGGTGCAGGCGTGGAGTCTGGCTTGCTAGAGATGGAACAGTACTTGAACTACCCTGAGGAAAGCTTCCCTTGCCAGGGGACCGGTGTGGAGCTGCAATGTGAAGGCCTCTATAGCAGTGCTCACCAGACCACAGCGGGTATGCAGCTGAACACAGGAGGGCATGGGGACATGGAGGAGGGGTTGCTTCAGTCCGAGTTCTCCCTCCCTCAGTGCCAGATGAACCAGCACTTCACAAGTATGCATGCTGGCAACGGGACTATGCCAGCTCCTTGGGATGAACCTCCCCAAAGCAATCTGGAGATGAGTTCTGGGCAGCCAAGTGTcagtgcttctgctgctgccatgtcGGGGCCACACTGTCACCATCAAAGTACTGACTACCCACTACCCAGTTCTTGTGGGCACCAACCCAAACTTGTGAGCTCGTGCCAGGACGGTGGGTTTTCTGGGGGGCACTGGCTTAACCGACTACAGATCAAATCTGAGCAGCATTACCCAGTACCTGCCCCAGCACTTGCTCCCTGCCAGAATGCCAAGCTTGCTGGGCCCGTGCAGTGTCCTGCATCATTCGGCCAAGCCATGAATGTAGGGTCTGGTGGCTACCAGTCTGAGGAACAGGCACCTGTTAGTTACATGGGCATGTTGAGCCCGGGCACTAGAAGAGCCCAGACCCCCACCATGCAGACCAAAGAAGTGATGGTCCGTAGCTATGTGCAGGCCCAGCAGGCTTTGATGTGGGGAGACCAACTAACCTCCAAGGGAGGGGAggctggcatggggctgggcaGTGAACCTGGGCAGTGCCAAGCTGTGCAGGCACCACTGTATCTCAGCCCCAAATACTCTGGttaccaaaccaaaccagatcACCCGCAGGGTCTGGCAGAGACCCAGCACCTCCTAAACGCCCCATGCTTCAACCCAGAGATGGTGCCTCACCCACCTGGTGGCCCTAAACCACCTGGTCACCAAAACAGTCTGAACTATGTGGGCAACCTGGCTCAGCCAAGTCATTCCTACGAGGGAGTGGAAGCCAGCTCCCGGCGCGTGCTTCGCTTGCCCCCTGCCCGTCCCACACCTGAGGGGCCCAGTAATGCCCTGCTGTGTTACCCAGGCCAGAGCATGCATTTGCAGGTGGGCAAAGGTGGGCATAAGCTGCTGGGCCAAATGGCGGCAAGCTGTGGGGGTCCCGGGCATTATGGTGGGAGCTTGGAAGGACTCAAAGGCAGCTCATATTGCTACCTGGATTCAGGGGAGCAGGTGGCCAACAGCCTGGACTCCTTGGACTTGGAGAATACGCACCTTGACTTTGCTGCCATTGTGGAAGATCCAGAGACACCTGCGCTGCTGCCTGGGCCCGCAAGCCCTGCTGGTGGCCTCCTGCTTCCTGCATCTGGTGGTGCCAACATGGCTGTGGGTGACATGAGCTCCATGTTGAGCACTCTGGCAGGGGAGAGCCATTTCCTCAACTCCCTGTCATAA